One genomic window of Anaerolineae bacterium includes the following:
- a CDS encoding zinc ribbon domain-containing protein gives MNCPTCGAANEPEARFCAECGAPLESQTDRPVEDDDRTILSTVSQISEEAKTVAVTQEDIAELEADLEQAGEYKSEPPSPPPASPAGGGGSSNTQRYIIIAVVVLLVLCCCCCLLSGIFGYMSNPDIIDEFSFMRMFHPMLAFI, from the coding sequence ATGAATTGTCCAACGTGTGGCGCTGCCAATGAACCCGAGGCCCGTTTTTGCGCCGAGTGCGGGGCGCCTCTTGAAAGTCAAACTGACCGGCCGGTGGAAGATGATGATCGCACTATTCTATCCACCGTCAGCCAAATCTCTGAAGAGGCAAAAACAGTGGCCGTTACTCAAGAAGATATAGCCGAATTAGAGGCTGACCTGGAGCAAGCCGGGGAATATAAGTCAGAACCGCCCTCTCCGCCACCCGCTTCACCGGCAGGAGGAGGCGGCAGCAGTAATACCCAACGCTACATTATTATCGCCGTAGTGGTGCTTTTGGTATTGTGCTGTTGTTGCTGCTTGTTGTCCGGTATTTTCGGTTATATGTCCAATCCAGACATAATAGACGAGTTTAGCTTTATGCGTATGTTCCACCCGATGTTGGCTTTTATTTAA
- a CDS encoding transcriptional regulator, translating to MHKINCLIKDPPSGLAFNPTSIYPTVDFLPTSPETKTNAGGDQHASRPGAAKNATRSTRYLHYLAQRHQQASFERQPALAAQIDDFDWQNVKKYVADNAARLNTDSVEEALFKRGCLLKDEQGRPYPTNAGLLLFGRDPAHLFPSAEIIAVCYQGCQADDPLAREDIRGPLPTQIRQAEAFVLKYLTPNFHLQNLEWTEQPGLPLDVVREVMINAVAHRAYDIRGDSARLSIFADRLECYSPGRLPGQVTVDNLLVERFSRNETMAQVLAEMGFMERLGAGLDRVVRRMAEEGLPGPRFEETAAGFKVTLFSQPAAVLAGQPDVPSLHKWLAQGLSARQIKLMNFVWEKGRLAHSDYGQLCPDVAGETLQRDLAHLVQRDLLLRVGDNGGTYYILK from the coding sequence ATGCATAAAATTAATTGCCTGATCAAAGACCCACCTTCTGGCCTGGCTTTTAACCCAACAAGTATTTACCCTACGGTAGACTTTTTGCCCACCTCGCCGGAAACCAAAACAAACGCCGGCGGCGACCAGCACGCTTCCAGACCCGGCGCGGCCAAAAACGCCACCCGCTCGACCCGTTACTTGCACTACCTGGCGCAAAGGCATCAGCAGGCCAGTTTTGAACGTCAACCGGCGTTGGCGGCCCAAATTGATGATTTCGATTGGCAAAACGTCAAAAAATATGTAGCCGATAATGCAGCCAGACTAAACACAGATTCGGTGGAGGAAGCATTATTTAAGCGGGGCTGTTTGCTTAAAGACGAGCAAGGCCGCCCGTACCCTACCAATGCGGGTCTGCTGCTTTTTGGCCGCGACCCCGCCCATCTTTTTCCCTCCGCCGAAATCATTGCCGTGTGTTATCAAGGTTGCCAGGCCGACGACCCCCTTGCCCGCGAGGATATTCGCGGGCCGCTGCCCACCCAGATCCGGCAGGCCGAGGCGTTTGTATTGAAATATCTGACGCCCAATTTCCATTTGCAAAACCTGGAGTGGACGGAGCAGCCGGGCCTCCCCCTCGACGTGGTCCGCGAAGTGATGATCAATGCTGTGGCGCATCGCGCCTACGATATCAGGGGCGACAGCGCCCGGCTCAGCATTTTTGCCGACCGGCTGGAGTGTTATAGCCCTGGCCGTTTGCCTGGCCAGGTAACGGTGGACAACCTGCTTGTTGAACGGTTCAGCCGCAATGAAACGATGGCGCAGGTTCTTGCGGAGATGGGCTTTATGGAACGATTAGGAGCCGGCCTTGACCGGGTAGTGCGCCGGATGGCCGAGGAAGGATTGCCCGGGCCAAGATTTGAGGAAACGGCGGCGGGCTTTAAAGTTACCCTCTTCAGCCAGCCTGCGGCGGTGCTGGCCGGCCAGCCGGATGTCCCTTCTCTGCACAAATGGCTGGCGCAAGGGTTATCCGCGCGACAGATCAAATTGATGAATTTTGTTTGGGAAAAGGGGCGGCTGGCCCACAGCGACTACGGCCAATTGTGCCCCGATGTGGCCGGAGAAACTTTACAGCGCGACCTGGCCCACCTGGTGCAGCGGGATTTATTGCTGCGGGTAGGGGACAACGGCGGAACCTACTACATTTTAAAATAA
- a CDS encoding response regulator, giving the protein MATILVIDDDQSILRLLEFTIKRAGHNIITSTDGLQGLAQAEAQKPDLIVADVMMPNMTGYEFCKQARANPVLQETPIIVFSARFQPVDKQTALEAGATDYLPKTTSPDHLIKRINELISTSQKPVAARGVVGLFSLRGGAGVTSLAVNLAVVLAQSQKKPTSLVDLARLGGHAALMLGLRPTGSLAQALTNASNTLTPDAIKPHLMPHPAGLHLLASSHVYGHELSLADHRLEQLVSLLKSGFPFVVLDIPCFLEPDFAAALQLFDKIGLVLSPDMPSLQSTAIALQSLARLGVTEDKIALVVNQIMAQGALPLETIQKAIKRPVAASIPYEPEMIRAINSGKPLVLNSPNCAGATAIIGLANTLLS; this is encoded by the coding sequence ATGGCCACTATTTTAGTAATAGACGACGACCAGAGCATCTTGCGCCTGCTGGAATTTACCATCAAACGGGCCGGGCACAATATCATCACCAGCACCGATGGCCTGCAAGGATTGGCCCAGGCCGAGGCCCAAAAACCCGACCTGATTGTGGCCGACGTGATGATGCCCAATATGACCGGCTACGAATTCTGCAAGCAGGCCCGGGCCAATCCCGTTCTCCAGGAAACGCCCATCATTGTTTTTTCGGCCCGCTTCCAGCCGGTTGACAAACAAACCGCGTTGGAGGCCGGGGCCACGGATTATTTGCCCAAAACCACTTCCCCTGATCATTTGATTAAACGCATCAATGAACTTATTTCAACCAGCCAAAAGCCTGTGGCCGCCCGGGGCGTGGTGGGGCTGTTTAGCCTGCGCGGCGGCGCCGGGGTAACCAGCCTGGCCGTTAATTTAGCCGTGGTTCTGGCTCAATCCCAGAAAAAGCCAACATCTCTGGTAGATTTGGCCCGCTTGGGCGGGCACGCCGCCCTGATGTTGGGCCTGCGCCCAACCGGCAGCCTGGCCCAGGCCCTGACCAACGCCTCAAACACGCTCACCCCCGACGCCATCAAACCCCATCTAATGCCGCATCCGGCCGGGCTGCATTTGCTGGCTTCATCCCATGTTTATGGGCATGAGTTGTCGTTAGCCGATCATCGGTTAGAGCAACTGGTGTCTCTTTTGAAGTCCGGTTTTCCTTTTGTAGTTTTAGACATTCCCTGTTTTTTAGAACCAGACTTTGCCGCTGCCTTGCAATTATTTGACAAGATAGGTCTGGTCCTCTCCCCCGATATGCCCTCCTTGCAATCCACAGCCATTGCCCTGCAAAGCCTGGCCCGGCTGGGCGTTACTGAAGATAAAATTGCCCTGGTGGTCAATCAGATTATGGCCCAGGGGGCGCTACCCCTGGAAACCATTCAAAAGGCTATTAAACGACCGGTGGCAGCCAGCATCCCTTATGAACCTGAAATGATTAGAGCCATCAATAGCGGCAAGCCGCTGGTGCTCAATAGCCCCAACTGCGCCGGGGCAACGGCCATCATAGGGCTGGCAAATACGCTTCTAAGCTGA
- a CDS encoding YgiT-type zinc finger protein, translating to MNICPSCHVGRLQRRIMVYLQWHDDTLLIANRMPAVVCDVCGDRIYDHDAVESLQQLLWSYPPPPARTISSSNT from the coding sequence ATGAACATCTGCCCATCCTGTCATGTTGGTCGTTTACAGCGACGGATTATGGTTTACCTGCAATGGCACGATGATACCCTGCTCATTGCCAACCGTATGCCGGCTGTCGTGTGCGATGTATGCGGTGACCGCATTTACGACCACGACGCGGTAGAAAGTTTGCAGCAATTGCTCTGGTCTTATCCGCCGCCTCCGGCCAGAACCATCTCTAGCAGTAATACTTAA
- the lepB gene encoding signal peptidase I: protein MSFSLNNPQKPNPSSESDFDNADFLDRQANPDPADDYPFGPEETPLPAFDPTKTENEAPLKALVNTLPELAAILNNERLALPPPPKHIYQISPAEPDWSDYSLPPLQDEAPEPESPSGWQTAWAVLREVGETIILTLIIFFLIQTVIRNFRVVGTSMVDNLHDGQYLIIDKLTYSKLLRETLGWSGPRHGDVVVFEPPSHPGEDYVKRIVGLPGETIEITGGKIYINGQELPEPFQPKTPAYQLAPQVVPEGHVYVLGDNRNNSNDSHNWGPLPIENIVGRAWISYWPPHEWGVIPYDAPTEQATLKHFFGKLIPDANAGSE from the coding sequence ATGTCATTTTCATTGAACAATCCTCAAAAGCCCAATCCTTCTTCAGAATCAGATTTTGATAATGCTGATTTTCTGGATAGGCAGGCCAACCCTGACCCTGCTGATGATTACCCGTTTGGGCCGGAAGAAACGCCTCTCCCTGCTTTTGATCCCACCAAAACGGAAAACGAGGCCCCCCTTAAAGCCCTGGTCAATACCTTGCCGGAGTTAGCGGCTATCTTGAATAACGAAAGGCTGGCGCTTCCCCCACCCCCCAAACATATCTACCAAATCTCGCCGGCAGAGCCAGACTGGTCGGATTATAGTTTGCCCCCCCTTCAAGATGAAGCGCCCGAACCAGAATCCCCCTCCGGCTGGCAAACAGCGTGGGCAGTGCTGCGTGAGGTGGGCGAAACCATCATTCTCACCCTGATCATTTTCTTTTTAATCCAAACCGTTATCCGCAACTTTCGCGTGGTGGGCACCAGCATGGTTGATAACCTGCACGACGGCCAATACCTGATTATTGATAAGTTGACCTACAGTAAATTGCTCAGAGAAACCTTGGGCTGGAGCGGTCCCCGCCACGGCGACGTGGTGGTGTTTGAGCCGCCCAGCCATCCCGGCGAAGATTACGTCAAACGCATTGTTGGCCTGCCGGGTGAAACCATCGAAATCACAGGCGGCAAGATATACATTAATGGCCAGGAGTTGCCGGAACCTTTCCAGCCAAAAACGCCGGCCTATCAGTTGGCGCCGCAGGTGGTCCCTGAAGGCCACGTGTATGTTTTGGGCGATAATCGTAATAATTCTAACGACTCGCACAACTGGGGGCCTTTACCCATTGAAAATATTGTGGGGCGGGCCTGGATATCTTATTGGCCGCCCCACGAGTGGGGCGTTATTCCGTATGATGCGCCCACTGAACAGGCGACGCTCAAGCACTTTTTTGGCAAACTGATTCCCGACGCGAATGCGGGGAGTGAATGA
- a CDS encoding ATP-binding protein, with protein MADNMNELDEFFPRPTRELGVVISGSLSQGLEVKLNPDAPVEEIAVGRYVTIQGSQLKFFGMITDVALDNINPQIEKIPPDVSDPFLRTVYTGNSVFGRLHVAPMLVLDKSAGEPRPVKTIPGHFAAVRVAAEEDVNMVFGREDEQHFHVGQPLDMEDVHINLDLHRMVERSVGVFGKSGTGKSFLTRMLLAGVIQRRVAVSLIFDMHNDYGWEVQSEGRTKVKGLKQLFEQQVAIFTLDEESSRRRRVRPDFTVVLDWSDIQPEDLEMLRTTLDLSDQMIGAAYTLRRAWGRGWIKQLLGAEKDEIDMLVESTTINRSSLDALNRRLERLTRFDFLRDSWKGDSAQRIIEYLEKGISVVLEFGRYGNSLEAYILVANYLTRRIHQMYVERMERALGEAAQEPPQLLIVIEEAHKFLDPQIARQTIFGVIARELRKYNVTLLIVDQRPSGIDDEVMSQVGTRVTALLDNERDINAVFTGVSGAGALREVLARLDTRQQALILGHAVPMPVVIHTRTYDASFYAAVGSTNLRHNREERVNLLRGEPETGID; from the coding sequence ATGGCCGATAACATGAACGAACTCGATGAATTTTTCCCTCGCCCCACCCGCGAATTGGGCGTGGTCATCAGCGGCTCATTGAGCCAGGGGCTGGAGGTAAAACTCAATCCCGACGCGCCGGTGGAAGAGATTGCCGTAGGGCGTTACGTTACCATCCAGGGGTCTCAATTGAAATTTTTTGGCATGATCACCGACGTGGCCCTGGACAATATTAATCCCCAAATTGAAAAAATCCCGCCCGATGTCAGCGACCCATTTTTGCGGACCGTGTATACCGGCAACAGCGTGTTTGGCCGCCTGCACGTTGCCCCCATGCTGGTGCTGGATAAAAGCGCCGGCGAACCCCGCCCGGTCAAAACCATTCCCGGCCACTTTGCCGCCGTGCGCGTGGCCGCCGAGGAGGATGTTAATATGGTTTTTGGCCGGGAAGATGAGCAGCACTTTCACGTGGGCCAGCCGCTGGATATGGAGGATGTCCACATCAATCTGGACCTCCACCGGATGGTGGAGCGGAGCGTGGGCGTTTTTGGCAAAAGCGGCACGGGCAAAAGCTTTTTGACGCGCATGCTGCTGGCCGGCGTGATCCAGCGCCGGGTGGCCGTTAGCCTTATTTTTGACATGCACAACGATTACGGCTGGGAAGTGCAAAGCGAGGGTCGCACCAAAGTTAAAGGGCTGAAACAACTTTTTGAGCAGCAGGTGGCCATTTTTACCCTGGACGAAGAATCTAGCCGGCGGCGGCGGGTGCGGCCTGATTTTACCGTGGTCCTGGACTGGTCCGACATCCAGCCTGAAGATTTGGAAATGCTGCGCACCACCCTTGACCTGAGCGACCAGATGATTGGCGCCGCCTATACCCTGCGCCGGGCCTGGGGACGAGGTTGGATCAAACAACTGCTCGGCGCCGAAAAAGATGAAATTGACATGTTGGTGGAAAGCACCACCATCAACCGTTCCAGCCTGGACGCGCTCAACCGCCGTCTGGAGCGGCTGACCCGCTTTGACTTTTTGCGCGACAGTTGGAAAGGCGACTCGGCCCAGCGGATTATTGAATACCTGGAAAAGGGCATCAGCGTGGTGCTGGAGTTTGGCCGATACGGCAACTCGCTGGAAGCTTACATTTTGGTAGCCAATTATTTGACGCGCCGCATCCACCAGATGTATGTGGAACGGATGGAACGCGCCCTGGGTGAAGCCGCCCAGGAACCGCCCCAACTGCTCATTGTCATCGAAGAGGCGCATAAATTCCTGGACCCCCAAATTGCCCGCCAAACGATTTTTGGCGTGATTGCGCGCGAACTGCGCAAATATAACGTGACTTTGTTGATTGTTGACCAGCGCCCCTCCGGCATTGACGACGAGGTAATGAGCCAAGTTGGCACTCGCGTTACCGCGCTGCTGGATAACGAACGGGATATTAATGCCGTATTTACCGGCGTTTCCGGCGCGGGGGCGTTACGGGAGGTGTTGGCTCGTTTGGACACCAGGCAGCAGGCCCTCATTTTGGGCCATGCCGTACCCATGCCTGTTGTTATCCACACCCGCACCTACGACGCCAGTTTTTATGCTGCGGTGGGTTCTACTAATTTGCGCCACAACCGGGAGGAACGGGTCAACCTGCTGCGCGGCGAGCCGGAGACAGGGATTGATTAA
- a CDS encoding mechanosensitive ion channel, whose product MDYNFFNAPIQKLLEEVLIFIPKLVVAIVIFLVMLYVANLAAKAVKNATQKRRFDAELSMLFCRLTRWSLIILGTIWALQQVSFNVTGFVAGLGIAGFTIGFALKDIAENFVAGILLLLQQPFDIGESIEVAGYSGTVTDIQIRATTIHTWDGLLVLVPNASVYTSAITNYSKVDKRRIGLDIGVGYETDLQKAHDTMLKVVSDLPGVIKDDPEPTVIFKEFADSAINASLYFWVDLHQADYFPTLDAAVKAIKVAFEKEGINIPYPIRTVYVNQVAR is encoded by the coding sequence ATGGATTACAATTTTTTCAACGCGCCCATCCAAAAACTGCTTGAAGAAGTGCTTATTTTTATTCCCAAACTCGTCGTGGCCATTGTTATTTTTTTGGTGATGCTCTACGTGGCCAACCTGGCCGCCAAAGCGGTTAAAAACGCAACCCAAAAACGCCGGTTTGACGCCGAACTGTCCATGCTATTTTGCCGTTTGACCCGCTGGTCGCTCATTATTCTGGGCACTATCTGGGCCTTGCAGCAGGTTAGTTTTAATGTGACCGGCTTTGTGGCCGGCTTGGGCATTGCCGGCTTTACCATTGGCTTTGCCCTCAAAGACATTGCCGAAAATTTTGTGGCCGGTATCCTGCTCTTGCTGCAACAACCCTTTGACATTGGCGAATCAATTGAAGTGGCCGGTTACAGCGGCACCGTTACGGATATTCAGATTCGGGCCACCACCATCCATACCTGGGATGGTCTGCTGGTGTTAGTGCCCAATGCCAGTGTTTACACCAGCGCCATCACCAACTACTCAAAAGTAGACAAACGCCGCATTGGCCTGGACATCGGCGTAGGTTACGAAACCGACCTACAAAAAGCCCACGATACCATGCTCAAGGTTGTATCCGATCTGCCCGGTGTTATCAAAGACGATCCAGAGCCAACCGTTATCTTTAAAGAATTTGCCGACAGCGCTATCAATGCTTCCCTCTATTTTTGGGTTGACCTGCACCAAGCCGATTATTTTCCCACCCTGGATGCAGCTGTCAAAGCGATCAAAGTGGCTTTTGAAAAGGAAGGCATTAATATTCCCTATCCTATTCGTACGGTTTATGTAAATCAAGTAGCAAGGTAG
- a CDS encoding PAS domain S-box protein, with the protein MKFWPWPAGIKRFFQNGLAARKQTEQALRREHSLLAWIMETSPAGITIVNRAGQIIFANVQAEKVLGLTKTEITDRAYNAPEWRITDYQGRPFPDEKLPFRRVMATGQPVSNVRHAIEWPDGRRVLLSVNGAPLLDESDQVERVVFTIEDVTERAHAEQALQLQRDLALALSSTNELAEALRRLLEATFNIEGLDCGGVYLVNRHTGELDLIYHKGLPPQFVERVSHYKANSPQTRLIMAGKPVYRSYAEIVPITDEVRQGEGLRAMAVIPIRYEGQVMAALNLASHTHDEIPGRAREVLETVAIQVGGAIAHMQAEAALRESQANLQAFFDALDDFLIILDAEGRIVRVNPAFQARLGYSAEELVGASILTVHPAEQREAAVVIADMLAGKATVCAIPLLARDGTQIPVETKVTQGKWSGQDVLFGISRDVSERKESEEILRQRNRELAMLNQASRALSSSLNLDEVLANVLGEVQRLLNVLACSVWLIDPETNELVCRQVTEPQGQLVRGWRLAPGQGLGGWVVEHKESLNVPDVLAEVRHFKGVDQKTGLHLRSILTVPLLVKQKVLGVMQVVDERPHRFDETHETLLESLAATAAIAIQNAQWYEQARQDAETKLALFHEVNHRVKNNLTAIIGLLYAERRHAQETRPYEEIINALVNRVQGLATVHELLSAAEWRPLPLSDLATQIIHAAVHALSPVQTVSVDVSSSPIEVSPAQANHLALIINELATNSIKYALREQEKAKISVRIGEDENVIRFKFRDNGPGYPADVLQLERHNVGLYLIQTIVQGGLRGELSLHNEEGAVTLIQFKAA; encoded by the coding sequence ATGAAGTTCTGGCCTTGGCCCGCCGGGATAAAACGATTTTTTCAAAACGGTTTGGCCGCCCGCAAGCAAACAGAGCAGGCGCTGCGCCGCGAGCACAGTTTATTGGCCTGGATTATGGAGACCAGCCCGGCCGGCATTACTATCGTCAACCGGGCCGGGCAAATTATATTTGCTAATGTTCAGGCCGAAAAGGTATTGGGCTTGACCAAGACTGAAATTACCGACCGCGCTTACAATGCGCCAGAGTGGCGCATTACCGATTATCAAGGTCGGCCCTTCCCCGACGAAAAACTACCCTTCCGCCGGGTGATGGCCACCGGCCAACCGGTGTCCAACGTGCGGCACGCCATTGAGTGGCCTGATGGACGGCGGGTTTTGCTTTCCGTCAACGGCGCGCCGCTACTTGATGAGTCAGATCAGGTAGAGCGGGTGGTTTTTACCATTGAAGACGTTACCGAACGGGCCCACGCAGAGCAGGCGCTGCAACTTCAGCGAGACCTGGCCCTGGCCTTAAGTTCAACCAACGAGTTGGCAGAGGCTTTGCGCCGATTACTGGAGGCCACCTTCAATATAGAGGGCCTTGATTGCGGCGGGGTGTATCTGGTTAATAGGCATACGGGGGAGCTGGACCTGATCTATCATAAAGGTTTGCCGCCTCAATTTGTGGAGCGGGTTTCTCATTACAAGGCTAACTCGCCCCAAACGCGCTTGATTATGGCCGGCAAGCCTGTCTACCGCTCCTATGCTGAAATTGTCCCTATCACGGATGAAGTCCGGCAGGGTGAAGGCTTGCGCGCTATGGCCGTCATCCCCATCCGGTATGAGGGGCAGGTTATGGCTGCGCTCAACCTGGCCTCGCACACGCACGACGAGATTCCCGGCAGGGCGCGAGAGGTGCTGGAGACTGTGGCTATTCAAGTTGGCGGGGCGATTGCCCACATGCAGGCTGAAGCCGCGCTGCGGGAGAGTCAGGCAAATTTGCAGGCTTTTTTTGACGCCCTGGATGATTTTTTGATTATTCTTGACGCCGAGGGCCGGATTGTGCGGGTCAATCCGGCCTTCCAGGCTCGATTGGGATACTCGGCCGAAGAATTGGTGGGGGCCAGCATACTCACTGTACATCCGGCGGAGCAGCGCGAAGCCGCCGTCGTTATTGCGGATATGTTGGCCGGAAAGGCTACCGTTTGTGCCATCCCCTTACTGGCCAGGGATGGCACCCAGATTCCGGTTGAAACCAAGGTTACGCAAGGTAAATGGAGTGGGCAAGACGTTTTGTTTGGTATCTCGCGTGACGTGAGCGAGCGCAAGGAGAGCGAAGAAATTCTTCGCCAACGCAACCGCGAACTGGCCATGCTCAACCAGGCCAGCCGGGCGCTCAGTTCTTCGCTCAATTTGGACGAGGTGCTGGCTAACGTGTTGGGAGAGGTGCAGCGTTTGCTCAACGTTTTAGCTTGCTCGGTGTGGTTGATTGACCCGGAGACAAACGAATTGGTGTGCCGCCAGGTCACCGAACCGCAGGGCCAGCTTGTGCGAGGCTGGCGGCTGGCGCCGGGGCAGGGCCTTGGCGGTTGGGTGGTTGAGCATAAAGAGAGCCTGAATGTGCCGGATGTGCTGGCCGAGGTCCGTCACTTTAAAGGCGTTGACCAAAAAACCGGGCTGCACTTGCGCTCCATTCTTACCGTGCCGCTGCTGGTTAAACAAAAGGTGCTTGGCGTGATGCAGGTGGTGGACGAGCGCCCGCATCGTTTTGACGAAACCCACGAGACCCTGCTGGAATCGCTGGCGGCCACGGCGGCCATTGCCATTCAGAACGCCCAGTGGTACGAGCAGGCGCGTCAAGATGCGGAAACCAAGTTAGCCCTCTTCCACGAAGTCAACCACCGGGTCAAGAATAATCTTACCGCCATCATCGGCCTGCTCTACGCCGAACGACGCCATGCCCAGGAAACGCGCCCCTACGAGGAGATTATTAATGCCCTGGTCAATCGGGTGCAGGGTCTGGCCACCGTGCATGAACTTTTGTCTGCCGCCGAGTGGCGCCCCCTGCCGTTGAGTGATTTGGCCACCCAAATCATCCACGCGGCCGTGCACGCGCTCTCGCCGGTGCAAACTGTATCGGTAGACGTGTCTTCCTCACCCATCGAGGTGTCGCCGGCCCAGGCCAATCACCTGGCCCTGATTATTAATGAACTGGCTACCAATTCCATAAAATATGCCCTGCGCGAGCAGGAAAAGGCCAAAATCAGCGTGCGTATAGGTGAAGATGAAAACGTGATCAGGTTCAAATTCCGCGACAATGGGCCAGGCTACCCGGCGGACGTTTTGCAATTGGAGCGTCATAACGTAGGCCTGTATTTGATCCAAACCATTGTCCAGGGCGGGTTGCGGGGAGAGTTGTCGCTTCATAACGAGGAGGGGGCCGTTACCCTGATCCAATTTAAGGCAGCGTAA
- a CDS encoding pentapeptide repeat-containing protein has translation MMKYTQTQLNQLLQSGQRPLWLTNADLSGATLQGADLRQARLLRANLSGANLNGANLNGADLTYANLSQAKLNGANLTQAALSGANLSQAVLSQATLTEADLSRATLSGADFSKAALNQVNLSESNLSGVNLSETDLSQANLSEANLRQANLYRANLREATLREADLSGANLVEASLAGADLEFAIMPNGMVAE, from the coding sequence ATGATGAAATACACCCAAACCCAACTCAACCAACTCCTCCAAAGCGGCCAGCGTCCCCTCTGGTTGACCAACGCCGATTTGAGCGGGGCAACCCTCCAGGGAGCAGATTTGCGCCAGGCCCGTTTATTGCGGGCCAATTTGAGCGGGGCAAACCTCAACGGGGCAAACCTCAACGGGGCCGATCTGACTTATGCCAATTTGAGCCAGGCCAAGCTGAATGGGGCCAATTTAACCCAGGCTGCTTTAAGCGGCGCTAATTTGAGCCAGGCCGTGTTGAGCCAGGCTACCTTGACCGAGGCTGACTTGAGCCGGGCTACTTTGAGCGGGGCGGATTTCAGCAAGGCCGCGCTCAACCAGGTCAATCTGAGCGAGAGCAACCTGAGTGGTGTCAATCTTAGTGAAACCGACTTGAGCCAGGCTAACCTGAGTGAAGCCAATCTGCGCCAGGCGAATCTGTATAGAGCCAATCTAAGAGAAGCCACGCTGCGGGAAGCCGACCTGAGTGGGGCCAATCTGGTTGAGGCAAGTTTAGCCGGCGCTGATTTAGAATTTGCCATTATGCCCAACGGCATGGTGGCGGAGTAG